In one Magallana gigas chromosome 9, xbMagGiga1.1, whole genome shotgun sequence genomic region, the following are encoded:
- the LOC105336094 gene encoding synaptonemal complex protein 1 isoform X1 has product MMQQLREKQQPFFKPLSFNEQNVNEKNRFETSQASQVQVHPKFQQNSAQFQINKVRENEQSQQQEQGQSNERISSLHVKLQQEADRIRKWKVQTEIEIKQKDKKIKEATHTIENLRKSILELQLQNESLSLRLQEEISSREEILHRIDATREMCNLLKDHSAVTEERLQKCETERTELKYLEKQHVKQFEELSERFNGLDITSRKEKEELTEKLTAELNKREELQVELKNQKEEMKTTLNELMKQCDEKDEEIRDVRAELCKNEDQIHKMNSVIDGLQSEIGSLHCELEQKQSCITESGERLNKIMEDYGKLEEKLTETSKSLAESQNSQLLLKEKFETNQCTYTEEVNTLRCHLENLTCVLDKERSRVSELETSLRTMEHLVEDLKSAKDILTMEKSEVESKIQEIFGEKTAMIQEKEMLVTEKASLTAEIGELSSELAKYKGENFDHQNELQSLNNSYELLLEEKKKIKEELDALNQEVLAREAKFQDIRKLYAEKMDASSAQSEELANISKMLDDERRMNENLHLKIQEDEELILSLNSAIDNNKVEINQLNKEVKSLSKKEKVLQSQIEKLKEAEKQYEEKLDNVQKELEIALEENEALKSEKEEQDKNLNGELETMSKETGKLEQKMRSLKDDLSAKNKHSKELEKEIRSLKSKLTSQTKANESRDKEIEELTGEKDRCHVELQELQAACEELRVSVEKEKNFTKDAKQEVKDMKRQFDDMLKEKEVTEKRCEHEIQELMSTMEKFHQTNGKLVEDKDKEIENLKKEISRHKDLSKSENDAAVLELQNEMEQMQSLLYTSNESVKSLQRENEDLHIRVKKFEESIDKKDTELTQLQSEIDQFKRKMESCEEDMNNAERENKDYKEKLRRFENDLHDKESEIQELMTKINDLKVEKREPNSSLKLKKKANGNQSHIKENVSSTPNVSTVPYEDEAVTKVSNIKMTPKVLTVNKSNCTTPKYTPSSQKKQNIKRPSPTANKTATPMLAALKTPQRSILKAESGNSIVKKRRVVFASDDENGSDSSSSEMMEVEINEIESRLKSTTPKMTPLLLKPSPRVKTPDRTVDSESDDDSDDNYPRNPKQLALNRVPRASAATNQKKRNEATKTQKIDSDYEKTASSEKSQNIRKAPSKPQGKFFLTSPKERLKNQKKNSKLAKLKRTEDSWFEMDSIFGFED; this is encoded by the exons ATGATGCAACAACTGAGAGAAAAACAGCAACCTTTTTTTAAACCCCTTTCCTTCAATGAACAAAATGTGAATGAAAAAAACCGGTTTGAG ACTTCACAGGCATCCCAAGTACAAGTGCACCCAAAGTTCCAGCAAAATTCAGCACAATTTCAGATCAATAAAGTGAGAG AAAATGAACAGTCTCAGCAGCAAGAACAGGGTCAGAGCAATGAGAGAATCTCCTCTCTACACGTCAAACTACAGCAGGAAGCTGATCGCATCAGGAAGTGGAAAGTCCAAACTGAAATAGAGATCAAGCAAAAA GACAAGAAAATCAAAGAAGCTACACATACCATTGAGAACCTAAGAAAGTCAATCCTTGAGCTTCAG CTTCAAAATGAAAGCCTTAGTCTCCGACTTCAAGAAGAAATTAGCAGTAGAGAGGAAATTCTCCACAG GATAGATGCAACGAGAGAAATGTGTAACCTTCTTAAAGACCATTCAGCTGTAACTGAAGAACGATTACAAAAGT GTGAAACAGAGAGAACTGAGCTGAAATACCTTGAGAAGCAACATGTGAAACAATTTGAG GAATTGTCCGAGAGGTTTAATGGCCTTGATATTACATCAaggaaagaaaaagaagaattaACTGAGAAAT TGACAGCAGAGTTGAATAAAAGAGAAGAATTGCAAGTAGAACTAAAAAATCAGAAAGAAGAAATGAAAACCACA TTGAATGAGTTGATGAAACAGTGTGATGAGAAAGATGAAGAGATTCGTGATGTCAGAGCAGAACTCTGCAAGAATGAAGATCAAATACATAAAATGAACTCCGTGATAG ATGGATTGCAAAGTGAGATAGGAAGTTTGCATTGTGAGTTGGAACAAAAACAGAGCTGTATCACAGAATCTGGAGAAAGACTGAATAAAATAATG GAAGATTATGGAAAATTGGAGGAAAAattgacagaaacaagcaaatCTTTAGCAGAAAGCCAGAACAGTCAATTGTTATTAAAGGAGAAGTTTGAAACAAACCAATGTACATACACTGAGGAAGTAAATACTCTTAGATGTCATCTTGAAAACTTAACCTGTGTATTGGATAAAGAGAGGTCAAG GGTGTCAGAACTGGAGACTTCCCTGAGGACAATGGAACACTTGGTGGAAGATTTAAAGAGTGCAAAAG atATTTTAACAATGGAGAAAAGTGAGGTTGAAAGCaaaatacaagaaatatttggAGAAAAG ACTGCCATGATTCAAGAAAAAGAAATGCTTGTAACAGAAAAAGCATCCTTAACAGCTGAAATAGGAGAACTAAGTTCAGAATTAGCAAAATACAAGGGAGAAAACTTTGACCACCAG AATGAATTGCAGAGTCTTAACAACAGTTATGAACTGTTGTTAGAAGAAAAGAAGAAGATCAAAGAAGAGTTAGATGCACTGAACCAAGAAGTCCTTGCAAGAGAA GCAAAATTTCAAGACATAAGAAAATTATATGCAGAGAAGATGGATGCATCTTCAGCCCAATCTGAGGAACttgcaaatatttcaaagatGCTTGACGATGAAAG aagAATGAATGAGAACCTACATTTAAAAATCCAAGAAGACGAGGAACTGATATTGAGCCTTAATTCAGCAATAGATAACAATAAAGTTGAGATCAATCAACTTAATAAGGAAGTTAAG TCTCTGTCAAAAAAAGAGAAAGTCTTGCAGAGTCAGATAGAAAAGTTAAAAGAAGCTGAAAAACAATATGA AGAAAAACTTGACAATGTACAGAAAGAGCTGGAAATTGCTTTGGAAGAAAATGAAGCTTTAAAATCTGAGAAAGAAGAACAG GACAAGAATCTAAATGGAGAATTAGAAACAATGTCAAAGGAAACTGGAAAGCTGGAACAGAAAATGAGGAGTCTTAAGGATGATCTTtctgctaaaaataaacattcaaaggAACTAGAAAAAGAG ATAAGAAGCTTGAAATCCAAGTTAACTTCCCAAACAAAAGCAAATGAGAGTCGGGACAAAGAAATTGAGGAACTGACAGGCGAGAAAGACAGATGTCATGTAGAATTACAAGAACTGCAGGCTGCATGTGAGGAATTGAGAGTTAGCGTGGAGAAAGAGAAAAACTTCACCAAAGATGCCAAACAGGAG GTGAAGGACATGAAGAGACAGTTTGATGACATGCTGAAGGAGAAGGAGGTCACAGAGAAGAGGTGTGAACATGAGATACAGGAGCTGATGTCAACCATGGAGAAGTTCCACCAAACCAATGGAAAGCTTGTGGAGGACAAAGACAAGGAAATAGAGAATCTAAAGAAAGAAATCAGTAGACACAAAGACCTATCAAAGTCTGAG aaTGATGCAGCTGTGCTTGAACTTCAGAATGAAATGGAGCAAATGCAAAGTCTTTTGTACACATCTAATGAAAGTGtg AAGTCTTTACAAAGAGAAAATGAAGACTTGCACATAAGAGTGAAGAAATTTGAAGAGAGCATTGATAAG AAAGATACAGAGTTGACACAATTGCAATCTGAAATCGAccagtttaaaagaaaaatggagTCTTGTGAAGAGGATATG aATAATGCAGAAAGAGAGAACAAAGACTACAAGGAAAAACTGAGGAGATTTGAAAATGACTTGCATGATAAG GAATCAGAAATACAGGAATTAATGACGAAGATAAATGACCTGAAAGTAGAGAAAAGAGAACCTAACTCATCTTTGAAGCTTAAGAAAAAGGCAAATGGCAATCAGTCtcatattaaagaaaatgtttcatCCACTCCCAATGTTTCCACTGTTCCTTATGAAGATGAAGCTGTAACTAAAGTCAGCAATATCAAGATGACACCTAAAGTCCTTACAGTAAATAAATCCAAT TGCACTACTCCAAAGTACACTCCATCAAGtcagaaaaaacaaaatatcaaaagaccAAGCCCTACTGCAAACAAGACTGCTACTCCTATGTTAGCAGCACTGAAGACTCCTCAGAGGAGTATTCTGAAAGCAGAGAGTGGAAATTCAATTGTCAAAAAGAGGAGGGTGGTTTTTGCATCTGATGATGAAAATGGTTCTGATTCTTCATCTTCAGAGATGATGGAAGTTGAG attaatGAAATAGAGAGTCGACTTAAATCAACAACTCCTAAGATGACCCCATTATTGTTGAAACCATCTCCAAGGGTAAAAACGCCTGACCGGACTGTGGACAGTGAAAGTGATGATGATAGTGATGACAACTACCCACGCAATCCCAAACAACTGGCCCTGAATCGTGTGCCCAGGGCTTCAGCAGCTACAAATCAA
- the LOC105336094 gene encoding synaptonemal complex protein 1 isoform X2 — protein MMQQLREKQQPFFKPLSFNEQNVNEKNRFETSQASQVQVHPKFQQNSAQFQINKVRENEQSQQQEQGQSNERISSLHVKLQQEADRIRKWKVQTEIEIKQKDKKIKEATHTIENLRKSILELQLQNESLSLRLQEEISSREEILHRIDATREMCNLLKDHSAVTEERLQKCETERTELKYLEKQHVKQFEELSERFNGLDITSRKEKEELTEKLTAELNKREELQVELKNQKEEMKTTLNELMKQCDEKDEEIRDVRAELCKNEDQIHKMNSVIDGLQSEIGSLHCELEQKQSCITESGERLNKIMEDYGKLEEKLTETSKSLAESQNSQLLLKEKFETNQCTYTEEVNTLRCHLENLTCVLDKERSRVSELETSLRTMEHLVEDLKSAKDILTMEKSEVESKIQEIFGEKTAMIQEKEMLVTEKASLTAEIGELSSELAKYKGENFDHQNELQSLNNSYELLLEEKKKIKEELDALNQEVLAREAKFQDIRKLYAEKMDASSAQSEELANISKMLDDERRMNENLHLKIQEDEELILSLNSAIDNNKVEINQLNKEVKSLSKKEKVLQSQIEKLKEAEKQYEEKLDNVQKELEIALEENEALKSEKEEQDKNLNGELETMSKETGKLEQKMRSLKDDLSAKNKHSKELEKEIRSLKSKLTSQTKANESRDKEIEELTGEKDRCHVELQELQAACEELRVSVEKEKNFTKDAKQEVKDMKRQFDDMLKEKEVTEKRCEHEIQELMSTMEKFHQTNGKLVEDKDKEIENLKKEISRHKDLSKSENDAAVLELQNEMEQMQSLLYTSNESVKSLQRENEDLHIRVKKFEESIDKKDTELTQLQSEIDQFKRKMESCEEDMNNAERENKDYKEKLRRFENDLHDKESEIQELMTKINDLKVEKREPNSSLKLKKKANGNQSHIKENVSSTPNVSTVPYEDEAVTKVSNIKMTPKVLTCTTPKYTPSSQKKQNIKRPSPTANKTATPMLAALKTPQRSILKAESGNSIVKKRRVVFASDDENGSDSSSSEMMEVEINEIESRLKSTTPKMTPLLLKPSPRVKTPDRTVDSESDDDSDDNYPRNPKQLALNRVPRASAATNQKKRNEATKTQKIDSDYEKTASSEKSQNIRKAPSKPQGKFFLTSPKERLKNQKKNSKLAKLKRTEDSWFEMDSIFGFED, from the exons ATGATGCAACAACTGAGAGAAAAACAGCAACCTTTTTTTAAACCCCTTTCCTTCAATGAACAAAATGTGAATGAAAAAAACCGGTTTGAG ACTTCACAGGCATCCCAAGTACAAGTGCACCCAAAGTTCCAGCAAAATTCAGCACAATTTCAGATCAATAAAGTGAGAG AAAATGAACAGTCTCAGCAGCAAGAACAGGGTCAGAGCAATGAGAGAATCTCCTCTCTACACGTCAAACTACAGCAGGAAGCTGATCGCATCAGGAAGTGGAAAGTCCAAACTGAAATAGAGATCAAGCAAAAA GACAAGAAAATCAAAGAAGCTACACATACCATTGAGAACCTAAGAAAGTCAATCCTTGAGCTTCAG CTTCAAAATGAAAGCCTTAGTCTCCGACTTCAAGAAGAAATTAGCAGTAGAGAGGAAATTCTCCACAG GATAGATGCAACGAGAGAAATGTGTAACCTTCTTAAAGACCATTCAGCTGTAACTGAAGAACGATTACAAAAGT GTGAAACAGAGAGAACTGAGCTGAAATACCTTGAGAAGCAACATGTGAAACAATTTGAG GAATTGTCCGAGAGGTTTAATGGCCTTGATATTACATCAaggaaagaaaaagaagaattaACTGAGAAAT TGACAGCAGAGTTGAATAAAAGAGAAGAATTGCAAGTAGAACTAAAAAATCAGAAAGAAGAAATGAAAACCACA TTGAATGAGTTGATGAAACAGTGTGATGAGAAAGATGAAGAGATTCGTGATGTCAGAGCAGAACTCTGCAAGAATGAAGATCAAATACATAAAATGAACTCCGTGATAG ATGGATTGCAAAGTGAGATAGGAAGTTTGCATTGTGAGTTGGAACAAAAACAGAGCTGTATCACAGAATCTGGAGAAAGACTGAATAAAATAATG GAAGATTATGGAAAATTGGAGGAAAAattgacagaaacaagcaaatCTTTAGCAGAAAGCCAGAACAGTCAATTGTTATTAAAGGAGAAGTTTGAAACAAACCAATGTACATACACTGAGGAAGTAAATACTCTTAGATGTCATCTTGAAAACTTAACCTGTGTATTGGATAAAGAGAGGTCAAG GGTGTCAGAACTGGAGACTTCCCTGAGGACAATGGAACACTTGGTGGAAGATTTAAAGAGTGCAAAAG atATTTTAACAATGGAGAAAAGTGAGGTTGAAAGCaaaatacaagaaatatttggAGAAAAG ACTGCCATGATTCAAGAAAAAGAAATGCTTGTAACAGAAAAAGCATCCTTAACAGCTGAAATAGGAGAACTAAGTTCAGAATTAGCAAAATACAAGGGAGAAAACTTTGACCACCAG AATGAATTGCAGAGTCTTAACAACAGTTATGAACTGTTGTTAGAAGAAAAGAAGAAGATCAAAGAAGAGTTAGATGCACTGAACCAAGAAGTCCTTGCAAGAGAA GCAAAATTTCAAGACATAAGAAAATTATATGCAGAGAAGATGGATGCATCTTCAGCCCAATCTGAGGAACttgcaaatatttcaaagatGCTTGACGATGAAAG aagAATGAATGAGAACCTACATTTAAAAATCCAAGAAGACGAGGAACTGATATTGAGCCTTAATTCAGCAATAGATAACAATAAAGTTGAGATCAATCAACTTAATAAGGAAGTTAAG TCTCTGTCAAAAAAAGAGAAAGTCTTGCAGAGTCAGATAGAAAAGTTAAAAGAAGCTGAAAAACAATATGA AGAAAAACTTGACAATGTACAGAAAGAGCTGGAAATTGCTTTGGAAGAAAATGAAGCTTTAAAATCTGAGAAAGAAGAACAG GACAAGAATCTAAATGGAGAATTAGAAACAATGTCAAAGGAAACTGGAAAGCTGGAACAGAAAATGAGGAGTCTTAAGGATGATCTTtctgctaaaaataaacattcaaaggAACTAGAAAAAGAG ATAAGAAGCTTGAAATCCAAGTTAACTTCCCAAACAAAAGCAAATGAGAGTCGGGACAAAGAAATTGAGGAACTGACAGGCGAGAAAGACAGATGTCATGTAGAATTACAAGAACTGCAGGCTGCATGTGAGGAATTGAGAGTTAGCGTGGAGAAAGAGAAAAACTTCACCAAAGATGCCAAACAGGAG GTGAAGGACATGAAGAGACAGTTTGATGACATGCTGAAGGAGAAGGAGGTCACAGAGAAGAGGTGTGAACATGAGATACAGGAGCTGATGTCAACCATGGAGAAGTTCCACCAAACCAATGGAAAGCTTGTGGAGGACAAAGACAAGGAAATAGAGAATCTAAAGAAAGAAATCAGTAGACACAAAGACCTATCAAAGTCTGAG aaTGATGCAGCTGTGCTTGAACTTCAGAATGAAATGGAGCAAATGCAAAGTCTTTTGTACACATCTAATGAAAGTGtg AAGTCTTTACAAAGAGAAAATGAAGACTTGCACATAAGAGTGAAGAAATTTGAAGAGAGCATTGATAAG AAAGATACAGAGTTGACACAATTGCAATCTGAAATCGAccagtttaaaagaaaaatggagTCTTGTGAAGAGGATATG aATAATGCAGAAAGAGAGAACAAAGACTACAAGGAAAAACTGAGGAGATTTGAAAATGACTTGCATGATAAG GAATCAGAAATACAGGAATTAATGACGAAGATAAATGACCTGAAAGTAGAGAAAAGAGAACCTAACTCATCTTTGAAGCTTAAGAAAAAGGCAAATGGCAATCAGTCtcatattaaagaaaatgtttcatCCACTCCCAATGTTTCCACTGTTCCTTATGAAGATGAAGCTGTAACTAAAGTCAGCAATATCAAGATGACACCTAAAGTCCTTACA TGCACTACTCCAAAGTACACTCCATCAAGtcagaaaaaacaaaatatcaaaagaccAAGCCCTACTGCAAACAAGACTGCTACTCCTATGTTAGCAGCACTGAAGACTCCTCAGAGGAGTATTCTGAAAGCAGAGAGTGGAAATTCAATTGTCAAAAAGAGGAGGGTGGTTTTTGCATCTGATGATGAAAATGGTTCTGATTCTTCATCTTCAGAGATGATGGAAGTTGAG attaatGAAATAGAGAGTCGACTTAAATCAACAACTCCTAAGATGACCCCATTATTGTTGAAACCATCTCCAAGGGTAAAAACGCCTGACCGGACTGTGGACAGTGAAAGTGATGATGATAGTGATGACAACTACCCACGCAATCCCAAACAACTGGCCCTGAATCGTGTGCCCAGGGCTTCAGCAGCTACAAATCAA
- the LOC105336094 gene encoding synaptonemal complex protein 1 isoform X3, whose protein sequence is MMQQLREKQQPFFKPLSFNEQNVNEKNRFETSQASQVQVHPKFQQNSAQFQINKVRENEQSQQQEQGQSNERISSLHVKLQQEADRIRKWKVQTEIEIKQKDKKIKEATHTIENLRKSILELQLQNESLSLRLQEEISSREEILHRIDATREMCNLLKDHSAVTEERLQKCETERTELKYLEKQHVKQFEELSERFNGLDITSRKEKEELTEKLTAELNKREELQVELKNQKEEMKTTLNELMKQCDEKDEEIRDVRAELCKNEDQIHKMNSVIDGLQSEIGSLHCELEQKQSCITESGERLNKIMEDYGKLEEKLTETSKSLAESQNSQLLLKEKFETNQCTYTEEVNTLRCHLENLTCVLDKERSRVSELETSLRTMEHLVEDLKSAKDILTMEKSEVESKIQEIFGEKTAMIQEKEMLVTEKASLTAEIGELSSELAKYKGENFDHQNELQSLNNSYELLLEEKKKIKEELDALNQEVLAREAKFQDIRKLYAEKMDASSAQSEELANISKMLDDERRMNENLHLKIQEDEELILSLNSAIDNNKVEINQLNKEVKSLSKKEKVLQSQIEKLKEAEKQYEEKLDNVQKELEIALEENEALKSEKEEQDKNLNGELETMSKETGKLEQKMRSLKDDLSAKNKHSKELEKEIRSLKSKLTSQTKANESRDKEIEELTGEKDRCHVELQELQAACEELRVSVEKEKNFTKDAKQEVKDMKRQFDDMLKEKEVTEKRCEHEIQELMSTMEKFHQTNGKLVEDKDKEIENLKKEISRHKDLSKSENDAAVLELQNEMEQMQSLLYTSNESVKSLQRENEDLHIRVKKFEESIDKKDTELTQLQSEIDQFKRKMESCEEDMNNAERENKDYKEKLRRFENDLHDKESEIQELMTKINDLKVEKREPNSSLKLKKKANGNQSHIKENVSSTPNVSTVPYEDEAVTKVSNIKMTPKVLTVNKSNCTTPKYTPSSQKKQNIKRPSPTANKTATPMLAALKTPQRSILKAESGNSIVKKRRVVFASDDENGSDSSSSEMMEVEINEIESRLKSTTPKMTPLLLKPSPRVKTPDRTVDSESDDDSDDNYPRNPKQLALNRVPRASAATNQTASSEKSQNIRKAPSKPQGKFFLTSPKERLKNQKKNSKLAKLKRTEDSWFEMDSIFGFED, encoded by the exons ATGATGCAACAACTGAGAGAAAAACAGCAACCTTTTTTTAAACCCCTTTCCTTCAATGAACAAAATGTGAATGAAAAAAACCGGTTTGAG ACTTCACAGGCATCCCAAGTACAAGTGCACCCAAAGTTCCAGCAAAATTCAGCACAATTTCAGATCAATAAAGTGAGAG AAAATGAACAGTCTCAGCAGCAAGAACAGGGTCAGAGCAATGAGAGAATCTCCTCTCTACACGTCAAACTACAGCAGGAAGCTGATCGCATCAGGAAGTGGAAAGTCCAAACTGAAATAGAGATCAAGCAAAAA GACAAGAAAATCAAAGAAGCTACACATACCATTGAGAACCTAAGAAAGTCAATCCTTGAGCTTCAG CTTCAAAATGAAAGCCTTAGTCTCCGACTTCAAGAAGAAATTAGCAGTAGAGAGGAAATTCTCCACAG GATAGATGCAACGAGAGAAATGTGTAACCTTCTTAAAGACCATTCAGCTGTAACTGAAGAACGATTACAAAAGT GTGAAACAGAGAGAACTGAGCTGAAATACCTTGAGAAGCAACATGTGAAACAATTTGAG GAATTGTCCGAGAGGTTTAATGGCCTTGATATTACATCAaggaaagaaaaagaagaattaACTGAGAAAT TGACAGCAGAGTTGAATAAAAGAGAAGAATTGCAAGTAGAACTAAAAAATCAGAAAGAAGAAATGAAAACCACA TTGAATGAGTTGATGAAACAGTGTGATGAGAAAGATGAAGAGATTCGTGATGTCAGAGCAGAACTCTGCAAGAATGAAGATCAAATACATAAAATGAACTCCGTGATAG ATGGATTGCAAAGTGAGATAGGAAGTTTGCATTGTGAGTTGGAACAAAAACAGAGCTGTATCACAGAATCTGGAGAAAGACTGAATAAAATAATG GAAGATTATGGAAAATTGGAGGAAAAattgacagaaacaagcaaatCTTTAGCAGAAAGCCAGAACAGTCAATTGTTATTAAAGGAGAAGTTTGAAACAAACCAATGTACATACACTGAGGAAGTAAATACTCTTAGATGTCATCTTGAAAACTTAACCTGTGTATTGGATAAAGAGAGGTCAAG GGTGTCAGAACTGGAGACTTCCCTGAGGACAATGGAACACTTGGTGGAAGATTTAAAGAGTGCAAAAG atATTTTAACAATGGAGAAAAGTGAGGTTGAAAGCaaaatacaagaaatatttggAGAAAAG ACTGCCATGATTCAAGAAAAAGAAATGCTTGTAACAGAAAAAGCATCCTTAACAGCTGAAATAGGAGAACTAAGTTCAGAATTAGCAAAATACAAGGGAGAAAACTTTGACCACCAG AATGAATTGCAGAGTCTTAACAACAGTTATGAACTGTTGTTAGAAGAAAAGAAGAAGATCAAAGAAGAGTTAGATGCACTGAACCAAGAAGTCCTTGCAAGAGAA GCAAAATTTCAAGACATAAGAAAATTATATGCAGAGAAGATGGATGCATCTTCAGCCCAATCTGAGGAACttgcaaatatttcaaagatGCTTGACGATGAAAG aagAATGAATGAGAACCTACATTTAAAAATCCAAGAAGACGAGGAACTGATATTGAGCCTTAATTCAGCAATAGATAACAATAAAGTTGAGATCAATCAACTTAATAAGGAAGTTAAG TCTCTGTCAAAAAAAGAGAAAGTCTTGCAGAGTCAGATAGAAAAGTTAAAAGAAGCTGAAAAACAATATGA AGAAAAACTTGACAATGTACAGAAAGAGCTGGAAATTGCTTTGGAAGAAAATGAAGCTTTAAAATCTGAGAAAGAAGAACAG GACAAGAATCTAAATGGAGAATTAGAAACAATGTCAAAGGAAACTGGAAAGCTGGAACAGAAAATGAGGAGTCTTAAGGATGATCTTtctgctaaaaataaacattcaaaggAACTAGAAAAAGAG ATAAGAAGCTTGAAATCCAAGTTAACTTCCCAAACAAAAGCAAATGAGAGTCGGGACAAAGAAATTGAGGAACTGACAGGCGAGAAAGACAGATGTCATGTAGAATTACAAGAACTGCAGGCTGCATGTGAGGAATTGAGAGTTAGCGTGGAGAAAGAGAAAAACTTCACCAAAGATGCCAAACAGGAG GTGAAGGACATGAAGAGACAGTTTGATGACATGCTGAAGGAGAAGGAGGTCACAGAGAAGAGGTGTGAACATGAGATACAGGAGCTGATGTCAACCATGGAGAAGTTCCACCAAACCAATGGAAAGCTTGTGGAGGACAAAGACAAGGAAATAGAGAATCTAAAGAAAGAAATCAGTAGACACAAAGACCTATCAAAGTCTGAG aaTGATGCAGCTGTGCTTGAACTTCAGAATGAAATGGAGCAAATGCAAAGTCTTTTGTACACATCTAATGAAAGTGtg AAGTCTTTACAAAGAGAAAATGAAGACTTGCACATAAGAGTGAAGAAATTTGAAGAGAGCATTGATAAG AAAGATACAGAGTTGACACAATTGCAATCTGAAATCGAccagtttaaaagaaaaatggagTCTTGTGAAGAGGATATG aATAATGCAGAAAGAGAGAACAAAGACTACAAGGAAAAACTGAGGAGATTTGAAAATGACTTGCATGATAAG GAATCAGAAATACAGGAATTAATGACGAAGATAAATGACCTGAAAGTAGAGAAAAGAGAACCTAACTCATCTTTGAAGCTTAAGAAAAAGGCAAATGGCAATCAGTCtcatattaaagaaaatgtttcatCCACTCCCAATGTTTCCACTGTTCCTTATGAAGATGAAGCTGTAACTAAAGTCAGCAATATCAAGATGACACCTAAAGTCCTTACAGTAAATAAATCCAAT TGCACTACTCCAAAGTACACTCCATCAAGtcagaaaaaacaaaatatcaaaagaccAAGCCCTACTGCAAACAAGACTGCTACTCCTATGTTAGCAGCACTGAAGACTCCTCAGAGGAGTATTCTGAAAGCAGAGAGTGGAAATTCAATTGTCAAAAAGAGGAGGGTGGTTTTTGCATCTGATGATGAAAATGGTTCTGATTCTTCATCTTCAGAGATGATGGAAGTTGAG attaatGAAATAGAGAGTCGACTTAAATCAACAACTCCTAAGATGACCCCATTATTGTTGAAACCATCTCCAAGGGTAAAAACGCCTGACCGGACTGTGGACAGTGAAAGTGATGATGATAGTGATGACAACTACCCACGCAATCCCAAACAACTGGCCCTGAATCGTGTGCCCAGGGCTTCAGCAGCTACAAATCAA